The Manis javanica isolate MJ-LG chromosome 2, MJ_LKY, whole genome shotgun sequence genome contains a region encoding:
- the LOC140847894 gene encoding ankyrin repeat domain-containing protein 26-like has protein sequence MARMSLEHSKMEQHRRDTEERARQKAVERLKEVDWFLQDESQKRLQQWREKDNSSFRMQMEFRIKDLELQLSKKISQEDSIRAELEKYKQLHQEEVNTTLSLAKQLDKITVKLAEINSKHREKEMDTFFAKMEQEFDKNITRAQKEDAAKFEFESSIAAPLGSMDGLTPTQALLLKTSQEYAQILRKNYMI, from the exons ATGGCAAGGATGTCACTAGAACACAGTAAGATGGAACAGCACAGACGGGACACTGAAGAAAGAGCAAGACAGAAAGCAGTAGAAAGATTAAAAGAAGTCGATTGGTTTTTACAG gatGAATCACAAAAGAGATTACAGCAGTGGAGAGAGAAGGATAATTCTTCATTTAGAATGCAAATGGAATTCAGAATTAAAGATCTGGAACTTCaactctccaaaaaaatttctcaaGAAGATTCCATTAGAGCTGAAttggagaaatataaacaattacaCCAAGAAGAAGTAAATACCACCCTGTCATTGGCAAAGCAACTAGACAA GATTACTGTGAAGTTAGCAGAGATCAATAGCAAAcatagagagaaggaaatggacacaTTCTTTGCCAAG atggagcaagaatttgacaaaaatataacTAGAGCACAAAAAGAAG atgctgctaaatttgaatttgaatcctcTATAGCTGCTCCTCTAGGATCTATGGATGGGTTAACTCCAACTCAAGCTCTACTTTTGAAGACGTCACAGGAATATGCACAGATTTTGAGGAAAAACTATATgatctga